In one Rutidosis leptorrhynchoides isolate AG116_Rl617_1_P2 chromosome 8, CSIRO_AGI_Rlap_v1, whole genome shotgun sequence genomic region, the following are encoded:
- the LOC139861171 gene encoding E3 ubiquitin-protein ligase SINAT5-like isoform X1, with translation MDLDNIECVSSCMDDVEDAEIHGVPKSPASNRGMRPVTSVHELLECPVCTNSMYPPIHQCQNGHTLCSTCKTRVHNRCPTCRQELGDIRCLALEKVAESLQLPCRYYSLGCPEIFPYYSKLKHETLCDFRPYNCPYAGSECSVTGDIPCLVTHLRDDHKVDMHTGCTFNHRYVKSNPREVENATWMLTVFNCYGEYFCLHFEAFQLGMAPVYMAFVRFMGDEVEARSYSYSLEVGGNGRKLMWEGTPRSIRDSHRKVKESHDGLIIQRNMALFFSGGDRKQLKLRVTGKIWKEQQQQQHNHPDADATAAAAAAAAAAGVCIPNHFT, from the exons GTCGTCTTGTATGGATGATGTGGAAGATGCAGAGATCCATGGTGTTCCAAAGTCCCCTGCTTCCAATCGTGGAATGCGTCCTGTTACAAGCGTTCATGAATTACTGGAGTGCCCTGTTTGTACCAATTCAATGTACCCTCCTATTCATCAG TGTCAGAATGGACACACGTTATGCTCGACATGTAAAACACGAGTGCACAACAGATGCCCGACTTGCAGACAAGAGCTTGGTGATATTAGATGCTTAGCACTGGAGAAGGTAGCAGAGTCGCTTCAACTCCCGTGCAGATATTATTCATTAGGATGCCCTGAAATATTTCCTTATTACAGCAAACTTAAACACGAGACATTATGCGACTTTAGACCTTATAATTGCCCGTACGCGGGATCAGAATGCTCAGTCACTGGAGACATACCTTGTCTTGTCACACATCTAAGAGACGACCATAAAGTGGATATGCACACAGGCTGTACTTTTAATCACCGTTATGTGAAATCTAACCCACGTGAAGTTGAAAACGCCACTTGGATGCTCACT GTGTTTAATTGTTATGGAGAGTATTTTTGTCTTCACTTTGAAGCATTTCAGCTGGGGATGGCACCTGTATACATGGCGTTTGTACGGTTTATGGGTGATGAAGTTGAAGCTCGAAGCTACAGTTACAGTTTAGAAGTTGGAGGGAATGGAAGAAAGTTGATGTGGGAAGGAACACCAAGGAGCATAAGGGATAGCCATAGGAAAGTAAAAGAGAGTCACGACGGCCTCATAATACAAAGGAATATGGCCCTCTTTTTCTCAGGTGGTGATAGAAAACAACTTAAACTTAGAGTTACCGGCAAGATATggaaggaacaacaacaacaacaacacaatcATCCTGATGCCGatgctactgctgctgctgctgctgctgctgctgctgctggggTTTGCATACCAAATCATTTTACCTGA
- the LOC139861171 gene encoding E3 ubiquitin-protein ligase SINAT3-like isoform X2 translates to MDLDNIECVSSCMDDVEDAEIHGVPKSPASNRGMRPVTSVHELLECPVCTNSMYPPIHQCQNGHTLCSTCKTRVHNRCPTCRQELGDIRCLALEKVAESLQLPCRYYSLGCPEIFPYYSKLKHETLCDFRPYNCPYAGSECSVTGDIPCLVTHLRDDHKVDMHTGCTFNHRYVKSNPREVENATWMLTLGMAPVYMAFVRFMGDEVEARSYSYSLEVGGNGRKLMWEGTPRSIRDSHRKVKESHDGLIIQRNMALFFSGGDRKQLKLRVTGKIWKEQQQQQHNHPDADATAAAAAAAAAAGVCIPNHFT, encoded by the exons GTCGTCTTGTATGGATGATGTGGAAGATGCAGAGATCCATGGTGTTCCAAAGTCCCCTGCTTCCAATCGTGGAATGCGTCCTGTTACAAGCGTTCATGAATTACTGGAGTGCCCTGTTTGTACCAATTCAATGTACCCTCCTATTCATCAG TGTCAGAATGGACACACGTTATGCTCGACATGTAAAACACGAGTGCACAACAGATGCCCGACTTGCAGACAAGAGCTTGGTGATATTAGATGCTTAGCACTGGAGAAGGTAGCAGAGTCGCTTCAACTCCCGTGCAGATATTATTCATTAGGATGCCCTGAAATATTTCCTTATTACAGCAAACTTAAACACGAGACATTATGCGACTTTAGACCTTATAATTGCCCGTACGCGGGATCAGAATGCTCAGTCACTGGAGACATACCTTGTCTTGTCACACATCTAAGAGACGACCATAAAGTGGATATGCACACAGGCTGTACTTTTAATCACCGTTATGTGAAATCTAACCCACGTGAAGTTGAAAACGCCACTTGGATGCTCACT CTGGGGATGGCACCTGTATACATGGCGTTTGTACGGTTTATGGGTGATGAAGTTGAAGCTCGAAGCTACAGTTACAGTTTAGAAGTTGGAGGGAATGGAAGAAAGTTGATGTGGGAAGGAACACCAAGGAGCATAAGGGATAGCCATAGGAAAGTAAAAGAGAGTCACGACGGCCTCATAATACAAAGGAATATGGCCCTCTTTTTCTCAGGTGGTGATAGAAAACAACTTAAACTTAGAGTTACCGGCAAGATATggaaggaacaacaacaacaacaacacaatcATCCTGATGCCGatgctactgctgctgctgctgctgctgctgctgctgctggggTTTGCATACCAAATCATTTTACCTGA